In Dermacentor variabilis isolate Ectoservices chromosome 11, ASM5094787v1, whole genome shotgun sequence, one genomic interval encodes:
- the LOC142564983 gene encoding uncharacterized protein LOC142564983 — protein sequence MRNENVRGFRLQLSEVKVLAYADDIAVFCEDRDSVLEVVHLVKKYCEQSGSQINWQKSIGIWHGHWDIIPAHFANIRWSTTPTKYLGVPLEHYNDTAQYWSDEADRMSEKSKGWLGQDLSMFGRASVCNLFLVAKVWYIMQVLSMCRSSVQKMHRVFAVFIWASSWERISRTNLFRSARSGGLGLSHLFIRQIVSRFLFFRDQRNDFLRTVIQVRLGKALPQYVVTTSDVKGGSIRGYLREVVDSLRMLRVRFSMEYLCSVTRKTLYKDLVDTMLPIPLYRSVNWGGQGDDVLKRVKKMPVRPSQKTFFFKLHTNTLPVKTWLDEKGIYVPWTVNCLLCKKPETIEHVFIDCWDPTFHWDILQRTLKKELPITPLGIRYLPTDNEGGVPYDMFMLLGLHSLWKTRMAVRHSDVDTRPARINFIESVAYIREIYRAQSEPPEWVAILDELIKLKRF from the coding sequence ATGCGCAATGAAAACGTCCGAGGATTTCGGCTACAGCTTTCTGAAGTCAaggtactggcatacgctgatgacatcgcagTCTTCTGCGAGGATCGTGATAGCGTACTTGAAGTTGTACATCTTGTAAAGAAGTACTGTGAACAATCTGGGTCCCAGATCAATTGGCAAAAAAGCATCGGTATATGGCACGGTCATTGGGACATTATACCAGCTCACTTTGCAAACATCCGGTGGTCAACAACGCCAACTAAGTACTTGGGTGTGCCGCTCGAGCACTATAATGATACCGCACAGTACTGGTCCGATGAAGctgatagaatgagtgaaaaatCAAAGGGTTGGCTTGGCCAAGATTTGTCAATGTTTGGACGTGCATCTGTGTGCAATCTCTTTTTAGTAGCGAAAGTGTGGTATATTATGCAAGTGTTATCAATGTGTCGCTCAAGTGTGCAAAAAATGCATCGTGTATTTGCCGTATTCATATGGGCTTCCAGTTGGGAGAGGATAAGCAGAACCAATTTGTTTCGTTCAGCTCGAAGTGGTGGGCTAGGTCTGTCGCATTTGTTTATCAGACAAATtgtgtcgcgttttcttttttttcgggatcagagaaatgattttctacgcacagtaattcaagttcgtttgggaaaagcactgccgcaatatgttgtaacgaccagtgatgtgaagggaggaagtattaggggatatctgcgcgaagtggttgattcacttcgtatgttgcgtgtgcggttttccatggaatatctGTGCTCTGTGACAAGAAAAACACTGTATAAAGACTTAGTTGATACCATGTTGCCAATACCATTGTACAGGTCTGTAAACTGgggaggccaaggagatgatgtacttaaacgggtgaaaaaaatgccagttagaccctctcaaaaaacgtttttctttaagctacacacaaacacgctacccgtaaaaacatggttagacgaaaaaggaatatatgtgccatggacagtaaactgcttactttgtaaaaagccagagaccattgaacacgttttcatcgattgctgggacccaacatttcattgggatatcttacaacgtacacttaaaaaagaactaccgattacacctcttggtattcgatatttgccaaccgataacgaaggaggagttccgtacgatatgtttatgctccttggcctccacagtctgtggaaaacgagaatggcagtgcgacactcggatgtcgatacccgtccggcgagaataaacttcatcgaaagtgtcgcgtatattcgggaaatatatcgtgcccagagtgagcctcccgagtgggtggctattcttgatgaactgatcaagctgaagcgattttaa